The genome window TTTTGCCTGATTTAATGCTTCATTTTCTGAAACGGTAATAAATGAATTATTTGTAGGATTTTCTTCATAAATCTTTTTTAAAGATTGATTCACCAAATCAACAGGCGAAATCTCTTTCTTTTGAATCCGTTTACCAGTTGTAACTATATCCATCATCAAAATCACCTCCTGCTTAAACGACAGCAATATTTTTAGATTTTCTCTTACCAGGTTTTACAAATAGCATAGCTACCATCCCGATCACAGAAGCAACTGCAGCAGCTGTGAACATGGAAGAATAGCCATAACTGATGACTAAAAATCCAGTCAGGGTAGGAGCAATAATTGTTGCAGTATTTGTAATGAAATGGGTAATACCGCCAAATGTACCCGCTCTATTCGGTTCTGTATCAATGATGACAGACCAGTAGACTGAGTTTGGCAAAGAGTTAAATGCATTTCCGATTGTCATCAATAGCATGACACCAGCGATGGAATTAGCACTAGGAATTAACATAAAGCAACATGCAGTTAATAATAACGAAACTACAGCTAGGCCTGACCTGGCAATTCTTAAATTTCCTGTCTTCATTCTTAAATAATCCGAAAGTTTCCCACCTAATAGAACGGTAAAACATGCACCGATCCATGGAATCATCCCTAAATACCATAAAGATGATAATTGGAATCCGAATTCATCTTGTAAGTATTTTGGTGTCCATGTTAAAAGCAAAAAGTTAATATATTGGAATGCAAAGTATCCAATCGCATTAAAAACTAAAGTTGGATTTTTAAAAAAGTGATACCATCTAATATTGATTTTTTCTTCTGCTTCAACGAGTTGTTCATCTGGAAGTAAATCACTCTTTGAACGAATTTTTTCAAGTTCCTCTTTTGTTACTTTAGGATGTTCCTCAGGTAAGTTGGTGAACATCTTAGTCCAAATAACAACCCATATCAATCCTAAAGCTGCTAAGAAGAGAAACATTATTTTC of Lysinibacillus agricola contains these proteins:
- a CDS encoding MFS transporter gives rise to the protein MKHSYRYNILFMMVLMVIINYIDRGAISYASEQIIAEFGFNTIAWGAVLGYFGYGYLFGALFGGALADKKGPKFVWIIIGIGWSIFVMATAFAGEIGIALFGGSALFGFAFIRILFGFFEGPTFSTINKTVANWATPKERGFAVSLGLLGTPLGAMLTAPVAVFLLSVTSWKIMFLFLAALGLIWVVIWTKMFTNLPEEHPKVTKEELEKIRSKSDLLPDEQLVEAEEKINIRWYHFFKNPTLVFNAIGYFAFQYINFLLLTWTPKYLQDEFGFQLSSLWYLGMIPWIGACFTVLLGGKLSDYLRMKTGNLRIARSGLAVVSLLLTACCFMLIPSANSIAGVMLLMTIGNAFNSLPNSVYWSVIIDTEPNRAGTFGGITHFITNTATIIAPTLTGFLVISYGYSSMFTAAAVASVIGMVAMLFVKPGKRKSKNIAVV